The DNA window GCCAGTAAAGCGATGCTTGGAGGATGGCAGGGCCGCTCAGGCCGCGATGCGTGAAGAGCATCTTCTCGCGGAAGGCGTGCTCGCCAGCCGACGCGGCAACTTCCGTGGCCACTCCGGCGAGGTCGCCGTAGCGCGCCATGTCTTTCTTCGAGAATAGAAACGGCACCAGCGCGGGGCGCGTGGGAACGATCTTCATTCCGAACTGGCGGGCGATGTCGTAGCCGATCCCGGTCGCGCCAATCTTGGGTATTGATAATCCGCCGGTGGCCACCACCAGCGCGGGCGCGCGAAACTCAGCGGCCTCTGCGCGCACCACGAACTCAGTCGTATGGGAAACCTCGCGCACGCGGGCATTGCAGAAAATTTTCGTGCCGGCAGCGCGGCACTCGGCGTCCAGCATGGCGGTAATCTCGTGCGCCGAGCGGTTGCAGAAAAGCTGGCCCAGTGTTTTTTCGTGATAGCGGATGCCGTGCTTTTCGACGAGCGCGATGAAGTCGGCAGGCGTGTAGCGCGCCAGCGCGGATTTGGCGAAGTGGGGATTGGCGGAAAGAAAATTCTCAGGCCGGCAATGGATGTTGGTGAAGTTGCAGCGTCCGCCGCCGGAGATGAGAATTTTCTTGCCTGCGCGCTCGCTGTGCTCCAGGACTACAACACGCTTGCCACGCCGGCCCGCTTCGATGGCGCACATCAGTCCGGCGGCGCCCGCGCCGAGTATGATCACGTCGAATTGATGAGTGGGCTGAGAGGGCACGTTGGAACCTGTTGCAAAATCCTCTTTGAAGTGCGTCAGGGCACGACTTCAGTCGTGCCGCCAATTGGCTGCATTCCAGCGGTTTCAACCGCTGGGGTGCGCTGCCGAGCCAATCAATCCTGCCGGATACTAAAACGCACCTCAGGGGTTAAAACCCCTAGGGTTAGGAGGACCGTTTCGGCACGAATAAAGTCGTACCCTGACGGTTCCTCGAAATGGCCTTCGCGACAGCTTCTAACTAGTCCGTCCACAGCGGCGGCGCGCTGCGTGGTTTGCTCTGGCGCTGAATCACCCGCTTGGTTTTTACTTTGGCGCGGTCGTCCGGGTTGGGGAACAGCGTGCCGGGATCGAATATCTCGACCTCGGGCAGCACGCCGATGGTCTCCTTCAAGTGATCGGCGACGCGGTTGGCCAGCGCGGTGCGCTCGGCAAACGTGAGGCCGTTTACCGCCTCCACTTCCACCACCGCTTCGTGGGCCGAGAGCTTATTATCCACCACCAGTTGCCAGTCCAGCCCCAACTCAGGGAAGCCGCGCAGCACGCGCTCGATGGCCGTGGGGTAGACGCTGATGCCGCGCAACTTGAGCATCTCGTCGGCGCGGCCCTTTACCGTGCTCATGCGGCGGAAAGTGCGTCCGCACGCGCAGGGCTGCGAGTCAATCGAGACGATGTCGCCCACGCGATAGCGGAAGAATGGCGCGGCTTCGCGGAACAGCGTGGTGATCAGCAGTACGCCGTCCCGACCAGCCGCGACCGGCTGGTCGGTAACGCGGTCAACCGTCTCGAAAATATAGGCGTCCTCGGAGATGTGCCAGCCGCAATGCGCGGCGCATTCATAAGTGGAAGCCGCCGCCTCGACGCTGCCGTAGTTGTCGAACACCTCTGCGTTCCAGCGCTCGCCCACTTCGCGGCGTAGTTCTGGCGTGAGCACTTCAGCGGTAACGTAAATCATGCGAAACGCGAAATTCTTCGCGGGGTCAAGCTTCATCGCCGCCGCCGTGTCGGCCAGCTTGAGCGCGTAGGACGGCGTGGCGCACAGCACCGTGGGCCGCCAGCGATGCGCGATCTCCACCTGCCGCCGCGAGTGGGTCATCGCGCCCGTGCCGGTGGGGATGACACCCGCGCCCAGCGCCATCGCGCCTTCGAGAGCAATCGTCCCTCCAATGTAGAGCGTGTAAGGCAGCGTCACCTGCAACAAGTCGCCGGGCCGCACGCCCTGCGCGCGCAGCCGTCGCGCGGAGAGCTGCGCGATGCGCTCGACATCGTTCAACGTGCAGAGAATGGGTCGCGGGTCGCCGGTGGTCCCGGAGCTGGCGTGGATGCGCGCGATTGAAATTTTATGGGCGCCCTGCTCTTGTGCATTGCCTTGATAACTTCCGAAGGGCGGATGTGCAAGCAGGTCCGCGTCGAAGTCCGTCTTCGAGACAATGGGCAGACGCAGAAAATCATCCAGCGTGCGAATGTCGCCAGGCCGGATGCCCGCCGCCTCCCAGCGCCGCCGGTAAAAGGGCACCGACTCCCACGCGCGCGCGACAGCCGCGCGCAGCAACGACTCTTGCAGCGCCACAATCTCGGCGCGGCTGGCCCGCTCGATGGGTTCCATGCCTAGCGCGGCGTTGGGGTCATCTCTCTCGGCTGGGTGCATTAGAGAATTATACGGAGAAAACCCCACGCCAAGAAAATCACTTGACGCGGCTACCAAAGCTCGGAGCCCGCGCATTTGCTCTGGTAGACGCGTCATCCCGGTTTTTGGGATGGCGCGGGCTTTGGGCTGAAGTGTCTGATCCGTCAGCCTTGCCATTGACGACACCGGGCGGGATTCACTACTCTGAAGGCCATGCCAGCCAACAAGCCTATCGGCGAGTCAGTGAGCAAAATGTCCAGTCGCGCGCCGCGCGTGCCCCCGCGCGTCAATGCCGTGCTGCGCGGTTTACAGATTCTAGAGCTGCTGGCGACGGAGAATCATCCGTGGAGCACCACGGACATTGCGCGCAAATTGAAGATTCCGAAGAGTACGACCAGCTATCTGTTGCATACGCTGCTGGGGCGCGGGTATGTGCGGCGCGACGCGGCGGGCTATTACCGGCTGACCATGAAGCTGGTGGAGTTGAGCGGGCAGGCGCTGCGTTCGCTCGGCGTGCGGGAGGCCGCGCAGCCCGTGTTGCGGCGTCTGGTCGCCGAGTCGGAGACTACCGCGCATCTGGCCGTACTCGATGGCGCCGAGGCCGTGTACATCGAGCGCGTGCCCTCGCCGGGCTTCATTCAAGTGAACACATGGGTGGGCCGACGGATGCCGATGCACTCGACCTCGGTTGGCAAGGCGCTGGCGGCGTATCTGAGCGACGAGGCGCTGGAGAGTATTCTGGCTGGGCGCGAACTGGAGCGTTTCACCTCAAAAACTATTATCTCTCCAGCGAAGCTGAAGCTGGAGTTGAAGAAGATTCGCGAGATGGGCATCTCGGTGGATGATGAAGAGAACACGCCGGGTATCCTCTGCGTGGCTGCTCCGATCTTCTCTGATGGATCTTCTGTGGGCGCCGGCCGTGCCGGCCGCGAAGGCTCTGGCCGTGGCGAGGTGGTTGCGGCGGTGAGCCTGACAGGCCCGGCGCAGTTGACCAGGGGCGAGCGGCTGACCTTGGTGATTGATCGCGTGAAGGGCGCGGCGCGCCAGATCAGCCAGTCGCTCGGCGGTCGCGGCAAAGGAATATAGGTGCGCGTAAATCCATACATTACGCAAACATGACAGCGGCAGCGCAGTCATAATCCAAATAATCCTTTACTGGTCAAATTACTTCTGATACGTTTCAGGATTGGACGTTGATTTTGTTTGCAACCCTTGGAGCGCCCTCGCTCACAAGATAAACCGGAGTGGTTGCCGGAATTGTAAATAACAAAATTTCAGGTAACTCATATATTGGGTGACTAGGGGTGAGCGAACCATGTTTCTGCCGAAAAAATTATTTCTTACCAAGGGTGTGGGAAGGCATCGCGAGGAGCTGACCAGCTTCGAGCTGGCGCTGCGCAGCGCCGGAATCGCGGCCTGCAACCTGGTGCATGTCTCGAGCATCTTCCCGGCAGGCTGCAAACTGATCACGCGCACGGCTGGTTTGAAGCATCTCTCGGCCGGCGAGGTGGTCTTCGCCGTGCTGGCCCAGAATCGGACGAAGGAGCCGCATCGCCTGATCGCGGCCAGCGTAGGCCTGGCGCTGCCCGCCGACCGCCGCCAGTACGGTTATCTCTCCGAGCACCACTCCTTCGGCCAGACGGACGAAGAGGCTGGCGACTACGCCGAGGAACTCGCCGCGGAGATGCTGGCCACCACCCTCGACGTGGACTTTGATCCCGACAAAAGCTGGGACGAGAAGAAGGAAATCTACCGCATCTCGAACAAGATCGTCCGCACCATGAACATCACCCAATCCGCCGTCGGCCACAAGAAGGGCTGGTGGACCACGGTGATCTCCACGGCGATTTTACTGCCGTAAAATCGGGGGGAGTGGGGTGTTGGGTATGGGGAGTGGGGAAACCTGCGCTGCGCGGCCGTCCGGTGCGTGGGCAGGCATTGCGTGGGCAGGATCGGTTCTGATTACGCGGAGCGTTCGGTGTTGCTTTGAGATATGCGGATTGTTTGTAGTGAACGGATTAGCGCTCCCAATTGCTTTCCCTCGATTTCGCAATCAAGTAGCAACGTCTCAACGTTTGCAGAGGAACTAATTCCTACGCGGACTGCAATCAGCAGATGAGTTCCCAATTCCTTGAGGGAGCCTTGGGCGATGCGAAGAAATTGGAGATACTCGGCGCGATGTCCACGGCCATAGCCCTCGGCGATATTGGCGGCTATCGAACAAGCGGCGCGGCGAATCTGCGAAGTCAGTCCAAAAAGCTCGGCTTTCGGGAATAGTTGGGTCAGTTTGTAACAACCCGCCGCCAATTCCATCGCAAGCTGCCAAACACGCAAATCGCGATAAGACTGCAACGGCCCCGCTTTTCCCGAAGCCTTTCCCACACCCTACCCCCAACACCCCACTCCCTGCTCTTCTAGTCGTAATACTCCAGCCCCAAATGCGTGATCAGTTCTTCCCCGCGCAGATGCCGCAGTGTGTTCTTCAGCTTCATCAACTGGATGAACAGGTCATGCTCGGGATAGAGGCCGGGGGCGTGCATGGGGCTCTTGAAGTAGAAGGAGAGCCACTCCTGGATGCCGCGCATTCCGGTGCGCTTGGCGAGATCGAGAAAGAGCACCAGGTCGAGCACCAGCGGCGCGGCGAGGATGGAGTCGCGGCACAGGAAGTCCACCTTGATCTGCATGGGGTAGCCCATCCAGCCGAAAATGTCGATGTTGTCCCAGCCCTCTTTGTTGTCGCCACGCGGCGGATAATAATTGATGCGCACCAGGTGCGTGAAATCTTTGTAGAGATCGGGGTAAAGATTCGGCTGGAGAATGTGCTCGAGCACGCTGAGCTTGCTTTCTTCCTTGGTCTTGAACGAGCCGGGATCGTCCAGCACTTCGCCGTCACGGTTGCCCAGGATGTTGGTGGAGAACCAACCGTTCAGGCCGATCAGCCGCGCCTTCAGCCCCGGCGCGAGGATGGTCTTCATCAGCGTCTGGCCGGTCTTGAAGTCCTTGCCGCAGACGGGCACGGCGTTCTCCTTGGCCAGATCGTTCAGCGCTGGGAAATCGGCGGAGAGGTTGGGCGCGCCGTTGGCGTAGGGGATGCCCATCTTGATTGCGGCGTAAGCGTAGATCATGCTGGGCGCGATGCCGGGATCGTTCGCCTTCATGCCGCGCTCGAAGTCTTCAATCGAGCGATGCACCTTGCCGGGTTTCAAGAAAATCTCGGTCGAGCCGCACCAGACCATCACCATGCGGTCGAGCTTGTTCTTGTCGCTGAATTTCTCGATGTCCTCCATGACCATCTTGGCGAGGTCCATCTTGTTCTTGCCTTTTTTGACGTGCGTGCCGGAGAGCCGCTTGACGTAATGCTGGTCAAAGACGCCGGGCATGGGCTTGATGCCCTTCAGGAACTTCTTTTCCTTGTCGAGGTCGCGCTGCTCCAGCACGCCGCCGTTGGCCGCGATCTCATAGGCGTTGTCGCTGCGGATGTCCCAGCCGCCGAAGACCAGATCGTTCAGCCCGGCGAGCGGCACGAAGTCCTTTATCATGGGCGCGCGCTTGTCGGTGCGCTTGCCGAGACGAATGGTGCCCATCTGCGTCAGCGAACCAATGGGCTTGGCGTGCCCGCGGCGCACGGCTTCCACGCCGGCCATGAAGGTGGTGGCGACGGCGCCCATGCCCGGCATCAATACGCCGAGCTTGCCTTGCGGCTTGGCGATTTTAAATTGCGACTTGCTGGTTGCGAACTTAGTGGCCACGATGATGTCCTCGTTTTCGTCGTTTTCGTCATTTTCCGCAGGGGGAAAAGTAAGATTCAGCGCGCACCGACACAGCCGATACATAGACCATCTGGCCGCTCACGGCGCAATAGGCCATTCTATGGGAACTTGCGGCGCGAAGGAAGCGGTAGTTTGCCGAAGGGCGGTGGGAAGGCGCGATTCACGTTGCGGAGAAATGCCTTACAAGCAGATGGGGATTTGCTTGCCATCAGACCGGATTCCTCGAATATAATGGTTCCGCCCGCGCTGGAATAGGCTAAAACTGCCGCTCGTCGAGCTTCGCGCTGGGGAAGGTGGACAAATGAAAATGCAATCCCGCGCCGCGATTTTGCGCGCCGCATTCGCAGTGAGCTTCGCCACATTACTTGGCGGGCTCGCCGCCTGCTCCTATGACCGCTCGTCCTTTCAATCCTCCCCGAAAAACTCCATTGAAAAAACCGCCGCGCCGCTCAACATTCAGGTGATCGGCAAAGTGCCTGTTGACGAGTTCAACGATGAGGCTACCGGCGACGAAGTTCCCGCCAAGGGCGGGCAGATCATCGCGCGCTTCAACGCCGAGCCGCAGACCATGAACAACTGGCTGGCCAATGCCGACGCCTATTCGCAGTACATCGGCGCCTATGTCGTGGAGACTCTGCTGGACCGCGATGACGAGACGCTCGAGTGGAAAGGCAATCTGGCGGAGCGCTGGACGGAAGAGGATGTGGTCCTGAAGAGTGATGGCACGCGTGAGCGCGGCAAGTCCAGCGAGCCGGCGGGCGAGGGCAAGGGCGATGTGCTAATCGTAACTTCGGAGGGCGACACGCTGCGCATCCCGCGCGCCAACGTCAAGGAGGTTCGCCGCGGCGTGGCCTTCACTTTCTACCTGCGCAAGGATGTACGCTTCCACGACGGCACGCCCATGACCGCCGATGACGTGAAGTTCACCTTCGACACCATCCTCAATGAGCATGTGGATGCGCCGGACCAGCGGACCTACCTGAACGAAGTCGAGAATTATGAAATTGTTGACAAGTACACCTTCCGGGTTACTTATGGCAAGCAATACTGGTACGCGCGAACGGTGGTTGGCGGCCAGGAAGTACTTCCCAAGCACCTCTACGATGCGGATAATCTGCAGGCCAAAGACCCCAAGGCCTTCGGCAAGCGTTTCAATGAGAGTGAATACAACCGCAAGCCGATGGGCAGCGGTCCTTACAAGTTCGAGCGTTGGGATACCGGTCAGCAGATCGTTTTGGTGCGTAACGACGACTACTGGAACAAAGCGCATCAGGGGCACATCGATCGCCTGATTTTCCGCTTCATCACCGACGATGTGGCTTCTCTGCAAGCCCTCAAGAACGGCGAAGTGGACTTCGTTACCCGGCGCATCAACTCCGAGCAGTTTGATGGCGAAACGAATGACCCCGCGTTTCTCGCGCGCTTCGCCAAAGTCCAGTACTACATCGGCGGTTTCCAGTGGACGGGATGGAACATCCGGCGGCCTCCATTCGATGACGTGCGCGTTCGGCAGGCTATGAACTACGGCGTGCTCAACCGCCCCGAGTACAAGCGGGAGCTGATGCACGACCGCGGCGTGATCGTTACCGGCCCGGAAAGCGCACTAGGTCCCGCCTACGATCACGGCATCGCGCCGCAGCCCTATGATCCAGAGAAGGCCAGGCAATTATTGCTGGAGGCCGGCTGGTATGACCGCGATGGAGACGGGCTGCGCGATAAGAACGGCAAGCCGTTTCGCTTCGAGTTCCTGCTGCCTTGCTGCGATGAAAGTTATGAGAGCCGCGCCGCGCTGATGAAGGAGAATCTGCGGAAACTCGGGATTGAGATGACCGTGCGCTCGCTCGAGTGGGCCACCTTCATTCAAAATGTGAATGACTACGCTTTCGACGCCTGCACGCTGCGCTGGGCCAATAGTGTGGACGGTGATCCTTACCAGTTGTGGCATTCTTCGCAAGCCACCAATCGCGGCTCC is part of the Acidobacteriota bacterium genome and encodes:
- a CDS encoding four helix bundle protein — encoded protein: MELAAGCYKLTQLFPKAELFGLTSQIRRAACSIAANIAEGYGRGHRAEYLQFLRIAQGSLKELGTHLLIAVRVGISSSANVETLLLDCEIEGKQLGALIRSLQTIRISQSNTERSA
- a CDS encoding arginine decarboxylase, pyruvoyl-dependent; amino-acid sequence: MFLPKKLFLTKGVGRHREELTSFELALRSAGIAACNLVHVSSIFPAGCKLITRTAGLKHLSAGEVVFAVLAQNRTKEPHRLIAASVGLALPADRRQYGYLSEHHSFGQTDEEAGDYAEELAAEMLATTLDVDFDPDKSWDEKKEIYRISNKIVRTMNITQSAVGHKKGWWTTVISTAILLP
- a CDS encoding IclR family transcriptional regulator gives rise to the protein MPANKPIGESVSKMSSRAPRVPPRVNAVLRGLQILELLATENHPWSTTDIARKLKIPKSTTSYLLHTLLGRGYVRRDAAGYYRLTMKLVELSGQALRSLGVREAAQPVLRRLVAESETTAHLAVLDGAEAVYIERVPSPGFIQVNTWVGRRMPMHSTSVGKALAAYLSDEALESILAGRELERFTSKTIISPAKLKLELKKIREMGISVDDEENTPGILCVAAPIFSDGSSVGAGRAGREGSGRGEVVAAVSLTGPAQLTRGERLTLVIDRVKGAARQISQSLGGRGKGI
- a CDS encoding inositol-3-phosphate synthase, whose translation is MPGMGAVATTFMAGVEAVRRGHAKPIGSLTQMGTIRLGKRTDKRAPMIKDFVPLAGLNDLVFGGWDIRSDNAYEIAANGGVLEQRDLDKEKKFLKGIKPMPGVFDQHYVKRLSGTHVKKGKNKMDLAKMVMEDIEKFSDKNKLDRMVMVWCGSTEIFLKPGKVHRSIEDFERGMKANDPGIAPSMIYAYAAIKMGIPYANGAPNLSADFPALNDLAKENAVPVCGKDFKTGQTLMKTILAPGLKARLIGLNGWFSTNILGNRDGEVLDDPGSFKTKEESKLSVLEHILQPNLYPDLYKDFTHLVRINYYPPRGDNKEGWDNIDIFGWMGYPMQIKVDFLCRDSILAAPLVLDLVLFLDLAKRTGMRGIQEWLSFYFKSPMHAPGLYPEHDLFIQLMKLKNTLRHLRGEELITHLGLEYYD
- a CDS encoding phenylacetate--CoA ligase family protein, which produces MARLTDQTLQPKARAIPKTGMTRLPEQMRGLRALVAASSDFLGVGFSPYNSLMHPAERDDPNAALGMEPIERASRAEIVALQESLLRAAVARAWESVPFYRRRWEAAGIRPGDIRTLDDFLRLPIVSKTDFDADLLAHPPFGSYQGNAQEQGAHKISIARIHASSGTTGDPRPILCTLNDVERIAQLSARRLRAQGVRPGDLLQVTLPYTLYIGGTIALEGAMALGAGVIPTGTGAMTHSRRQVEIAHRWRPTVLCATPSYALKLADTAAAMKLDPAKNFAFRMIYVTAEVLTPELRREVGERWNAEVFDNYGSVEAAASTYECAAHCGWHISEDAYIFETVDRVTDQPVAAGRDGVLLITTLFREAAPFFRYRVGDIVSIDSQPCACGRTFRRMSTVKGRADEMLKLRGISVYPTAIERVLRGFPELGLDWQLVVDNKLSAHEAVVEVEAVNGLTFAERTALANRVADHLKETIGVLPEVEIFDPGTLFPNPDDRAKVKTKRVIQRQSKPRSAPPLWTD
- a CDS encoding aminoacetone oxidase family FAD-binding enzyme; amino-acid sequence: MCAIEAGRRGKRVVVLEHSERAGKKILISGGGRCNFTNIHCRPENFLSANPHFAKSALARYTPADFIALVEKHGIRYHEKTLGQLFCNRSAHEITAMLDAECRAAGTKIFCNARVREVSHTTEFVVRAEAAEFRAPALVVATGGLSIPKIGATGIGYDIARQFGMKIVPTRPALVPFLFSKKDMARYGDLAGVATEVAASAGEHAFREKMLFTHRGLSGPAILQASLYWRAGSPVRMDLAPEQALAAALLNIANPTRAALRKQLRPILPNRLADRWMDLHAPASGSPGQFSQSNAQAAKAVLSNAALREFEAGLHEWVILPAGDEGYEKAEVTAGGVDTGELSSTTMESKKQRGLFFIGEVVDVTGQLGGYNFQWAWSSGAAAGRTI